CAATACCAACTTCTAACCAGATAGTAGGAACCATCTCGATGCCCGCAACTCCGATAGGTTAGGTTACAATGGACTACCCTGCCTAATGACTTGTTTTGCGAGCATTCTTGATGCCCTCCCGCCCACTTTTCGTTAACAGCGGTGCGCTCGCTCGACGGGCCTTGCTGTTTGCGATTTCAACATTTGTCGTTCAGACGCTACTTTGCCCAGCTTCACAAGCCGGCGAGGCGGCGACACCCGACCAAATCGAGTTTTTCGAGCGAGAAGTCCGTCCGGTTTTGGCCGAACACTGCTATTCGTGTCACAGTGCGGGTTCGAAGACGCTGCAGGCGGGGCTAGCCTTGGACAGTCGCGCGGCAATGCTAGCAGGCGGCGATTCGGGCGAATCGATCGTTCCGGGCGATCCAGATTCAAGCGTTCTGATCGAAGCGATTCGATACGAGTCGTACGAAATGCCGCCTAAGGGCAAACTGGCGGACGAGCAGATCAAAGCTCTTGAACAATGGGTCGCGATGGGGGCCCCCTGGCCTGACGAAGCCGCGCCAACGGCGGAAATGAGTCGTCCGAGTTTTGACTTGCAACAACGGGCAGCCGAACATTGGGCTTGGCGACCGATCACATCGCCAAAAGTTCCAAGCGTCTCGGACGTGTCCTGGCCCAAAGCCGACATCGACAATTTTGTCCTCGCGAAACTTGACGCGGTCAAACTTTCCCCTGCCGAACCAGCGGACCGATCCGCGATGCTGCGCCGACTGTATTTCGACTTGATCGGTTTGCCGCCGACGCCGGACGAAGCGGCCGAATTTATGGCCGACACGTCGCCCGCTGCGACCGATCGATTGGTCGATAAGCTGCTCAATTCACCGCACTTTGGCGAGCGTTGGGGACGGCACTGGTTGGATCTGGTTCGGTACGCGGAATCGCGAGGCCATGAGTTTGATGAAGACGCGAAGGACGCATTCCAATACCGCGACTACGTCATTCGCGCGTTTAACGCCGATGTGCCTTATGACCAATTTGTTCGCGAACATATTGCCGGCGATTTGCTAGACACGCCGCGACTGAACCCCGAACAGGGATTCGACGAGTCGGTGCTGGGAACCGGGTTTTGGCACCTGGGTGAGTGGGTGCATTCGCCGGTGGATATTCGAAAAGATGAATCGGACCGATTCGACAACATGATCGACGTGATGTCGAAGACGTTTCTCGGTGTGACGGTAGCCTGCGCTCGATGTCACGACCACAAATTCGACGCGATCTCGACAGCCGACTATTACTCGTTGTCGGGTTTTTTGCAGAGCAGCGACTTTCGGCACGTTCGCTTTGAATCTCATCACCACAATCAACAAATCGCAGGCGATCTCGCCAAACTCGACGCCGAATATCGACGTGCAATTACCCAGACTCTTGCTCGAGCGGGCGTGGCCATGCCGGCGCTCGATCCGATCCCAAGTGAACTCGCCGAATCCGTCGTGGTGAACTTCGGAAAGATCGACGACCGAGATTTCATGCAGAACGGTTTCACGTTCGGTGATCGGCCACGACATGCTGGCGATGCCTACGTCGAATCGGTGGACGGTGAACCGAAACTGAAATTCGCCGACAGCGATGCGGCCGCTAGTGACACTTTCTGGAATGGTTTGACGTCGGTTTCAGACAAGCCTGTCATGCATCGCAGCAAATTGGACGAAACGCTTCGCAGTGGTCGCACTTTGCGCACCCCGACCTTTGAATTGACCGCCGGCCGAGTTTTCTGCCGCGTTCGTGGACAAGGGCAAGTGTTCGCTTGCGTTGACTCTCACCGCTTTGTCGCTGGACCGCTGCACGGAAGCACGATTGCTAACTTTGACACGCACAGAGAAGGCAGCACGCCGTGGCTGGAACTGAACTTGGACCGGTACATCGGGCATCGTGTTGAACTCGAATTCACACCAGCGAAAGACGCGACCGTCGAAGTTTCGGTAATCATGCAAGGTGCCACAAAAGAGACTCGTAAACGGTGGGATCAACATGCCGAAAAAGTATCGGCCGCAGTCGCCAAGTTCGCCAAGTCAGCCCATGAAGTTTTGCAGCAAGCCCCGCAAGAACTGATCGGTTCGTGGGCCGACCAACGGGCACAATTGCGATCACGCGTGAAGGTTCAATCGCAGACCGCCATGTCGATGATGGACGGCACGGGCGAAGACGATCACGTGCTGATCCGAGGCAACTCGTCGAAGCCCGGCGAAATCGAACCACGTCACTTCTTGACCGCCATTGCCGGCGACGAGCCGATGAAAATCGCGGTTGGCAGCGGGCGTCGCGAATTGGCCGATGCGATCAATGCAGCCGACAATCCGTTGACCTCGCGAGTCATCGTGAACCGAATCTGGCACCACTTGATGGGCCGCGGCATCGTGCCAACGACGGACGACTTTGGCGTGCTGGGGCAACCACCAACGCACCCGGAATTGCTAGACCATTTGGCAACCACTTTTAGTAACGACGGACGAAGCATCAAGCGAGCCATCCGGCGAATTGTTTTGTCATCGACCTACGCAATGTCCAGCACGCCTGATCCGGCGGCGGTCGAAGCGGATCCAAAGAATCTGAATTGGCACCACCGTCCGCCACGCCGACTCGAAGGCGAATCAATTCGCGATGCTCTGTTGGCGATTTCGGGACAACTGGATCCGAAACCGTTCGGCAGCCCGGTGCCGATCTATCTGACTTCGTTTATGGATGGCCGTGGACGCCCCGGCAAGAGCGGTCCGATGGACGGCGATCGACGGCGATCGATCTACATCGCCGTGCGTCGAAATTTCTTGCCTCCATTCATGCTCGCTTTCGACACGCCGACACCGTTCAGCACGATGGGACGCCGCACGGTGTCGAACGTACCGGCGCAAGCGTTGATTCTGATGAATGATCCGTTGGTGGTTGAACTGAGTAAAAAGTGGGCTGAAACCGTCATGTCGAGACACGATTCAATGGACGACCGAATCGCCGACTTGTACCAGTCTGCCTTTGCGCGGCAACCGACATCCGCCGAACAAAAAATTGCAACTCGGTTCATTGGCGATGAACAAGAGTTGCCACAGCGATGGGCCGATCTGGCTCATGCGCTCGTCAACACAAAGGAGTTCATTTTCCTAAGATGAAAAATCCATTCCCAAATAACGGCTCGTACCCATGCGGTCGGTTTCAGTCGGCGCCGACGACTCGCCGCCAAATGCTAACAAACTGCGCCAGCGGATTCGGTGCCATCGCTTTGGCGGGACTGCAATCCGACGCCGCCTTTGCATCCGTTTCTGGTCAACCGTTGCACGGCCCACACCATGCGGTGCGTGCCAAGAACGTGATCTTTTTGTACATGGATGGTGGACCGTCCCAGATCGACACGTTTGATCCCAAACCGATGCTCGCCAAGTTTGACGGCAAAGATCCTAGCAAATTGTTTAACGTCGAACCCACCCAGTTCAACAACAACGGAAACGTGTTGGCGAGTCCGTGGAAGTTCAACCAGTACGGCGAGTCCGGCATCCCAGTCAGCGACCTGTTTCCGCATGTGGCAACGTGCGTGGACGAGTTGGCGGTCATGCGTTCGATGGTTTCCGAGTTCCCCGAGCACACGTTTGCGAATTACTTTTTGCACAGCGGCAGTGGGCTGCAAGGCCGGCCGAGCATGGGAGCTTGGGTCAATTACGGACTGGGCAGCGAGTGCCAGAACTTGCCTGGTTTTGTCGTCATCAACGGCGGCTTGATTCCGCCGGGTGGGCTGGACTGTTTCGGCAGTGGATTTCTGCCGGCCAGTTATCAGGGATCGATCTTCAAGCCATCGGGCAGCGGCGTGGCCAACATCGATCCGACCGAAAAGATCGCCGGTCGGCAACGCCAGAAACTGGATTTGATTGCCAAGCTTGACGGTTTCGCCGTCGACAACTTCGGAGCTCACGACAGTCTTGATTCGGCGATCCGGAACTACGAACTCGCGTACGCGATGCAAATGGCTGTACCGGAGGTGATGTCGCTGGCCGACGAACCTGGCTATCTGCAGAAACAGTACGGCATGGAATCCGAGTACGAACCGACACGTACTTATGCGGCACAGTGTCTATTGGCGCGACGTATGATCGAACGTGGTGTTCGGTTCGTCGAACTGACCTGCCCCAGTGTCGGTGGTGACCGATGGGATCAGCACAGCAACCTAAAACAGGGTCACGAGAATAACGCGCGTGCGGTCGACCAACCGATCGCTGCACTGCTGAAGGATCTTCGCGCGCGCGGATTGCTAGACGAAACGCTTGTCGTCTGGGCGGGCGAGTTTGGACGCACTCCATTTGCGCAAGGCAAGAACGGTCGCGATCACAATCCGTTCGGGTTCACGATCTGGATGGCAGGTGGCGGAGTCAAACCGGGAACGATCTACGGTGCCACCGACGAATTTGGATACAAAGCCGTCGAGAATCGTACCGAGATCCATGACCTACACGCCACGATGTTGCACTTGATGGGCGTCGATCACACTCGATCGACGCTCCGGTTCAGCGGTCGCGACATGCGTTTGACCGATGTGAAGGGGCATGTCATCCACGACGTGATCGCCTAATGGGAAACCACGTCGCGGTTGGACAGATTGACTAAGCCCATTGCCTTTCGGCTAAGCAGCACGCCGAACAGCGGCAGCCATGCCGACCGTTGGTAACTGATGAATCATGCGGACTTCATCGACGTTACAAGGCACGACATCACTGGTTCGCAGCGACTTGGCGATTTTCGATTCCAGTGTCGGTGCCAGCGATTGTCCGATGGATTCAGACAACATCGATGGATTCAACAGGTTTGCGAGCGTCGCCAACGCAGATGCCTTGCAAGCGACCGACCAACCACCTTGATAGAAGCACGACCGGATCGCTCGCAATCGTTTGCCGCGTCCCATCGACGGGGTATCGCAGGGAACCGAATCCTCTTCGCTTAGGATGCTCGATTGCTCGGCCAACTCACATCGCCAACCGGCCGCGCGGATCATCAATTCGTAAGCGTAGGTCGCATCCAATTCATTCCGCAGGTCGCACGTTTCGGTGACCGAACGAATCACTTCGCGGCGCCAAAACGATGCCGACAGGTACGCGCCAATGACCTTCCGGCTTTTGGCCGATGCTTGGTTCTGAGTGCTCGCGTTTGCTTTGCAAAGTCGGCCTGCCGTGTCTGACCAACCGGCCGCTAAGATTTGCTGATCGAGTGCGCTTCGAATCACCGGAGCAACCACACCGGCGTCGTAGATCTCGAACTTCTCGATCGCCGAGTCCGTCCATCCTTCGGTGGCTTGCAAGCCACCAGCCAGAACGTGTACGAATCGACCGTTGGCCGCCAGGGCTCCGGCCGCAACCAGATCCACGACGCTGTTCGACGCACCCGTGATGAAGCGAACCTCGCCGTCCAATTCAAATGGATCGTCGTAATGACCATCGTGGCAGACGAGAATCTCGGCTGCTTCGGGTTGGTTTTCCAAAACGCTGATCAAGGTTTTCTCGAACGTCGCCAAATCGCGACCAACGGGAACCACAATCGATAAACGCGGAATAGGAGGGAATTTTGTCACCAATACCGTCCAACAAGAGATGCTGAAGTAAGTCCGCCAAAATCGGCTTTCGAGGCGTTCAATCGGGTGGATCCCAATAAAACGCGGTCTGGAGGTAGTTTTCGGGTACTGCGACACACAGAATTGAGCCGTTCGGTGTCCAGTGAAGGGAATCACGGGAACTTTGGCTCGGCCCCTTTGAATCGGTTCGCTAACCGGCACAATTTGACGCTCGCACAGTTTCACGCCCTCCTCGATCGAAAGCTTTTCTGACATGCACACTCGCTCCCTCGGCGCCCACGGGCCAGCGGTATCGGAAATCGGCTTTGGCGCATGGGCGATCGGCGGCGGTTGGGGCGACCAAAATGACGAGACATCGTTAAAAGCTCTCAACCAGGCGATCGATCGCGGCGTCAACTTCATCGATACCGCGGCGGGCTACGGCGACGGACACAGCGAGCGGCTGATTGCAAAAGCATTGAAGAACCGCAGCGAAAGCGTCTTTGTCGCCACCAAGACGCCGCCGGCCGACGGTCCGTGGCCCCCCAGCCCGTACTGTCGTTGGCAGGATCGATACTCGGCCGCCTACCTGCGCGACAACGTTCACCAGCGGCTGAACAACCTTGGCACCGATCGAATTGATCTGCTGCAGTTACACACTTGGACGCGAGCCTGGAACGATGACCCGCAGCCCCTGTTGGTGCTTCGCCAAATGCGCGAAGAAGGCAAAATTGGACTGATCGGCGTCAGCACTCCCGAACAAGACCAATCTTGTGTGATTCAACTGATGCGAGACGGTCTGGTCGATGTCGTGCAGGTCATCTTCAACCTGTTCGAACAAGAACCGGCGGCTCAGATCTTGCCAGTCGCAGCCGAAACAGGCACAGGAGTCATCGTGCGAGTCTCGCTGGACGAGGGTGCGCTGGCCGGCAAGTACTCCGGCGAGCACTCGTTCCCTGACGATGATTTTCGCACTCGATACTTCGAAGGCGACCGCATGCAGCGGACGGTGGACCGAGTCGAAAAGATTCGAGCGGACTTGAAAGCGTTCGGGTTGCAGGACCAGTACTCGCCGGCCGACGTGGCTCTGAAGTTCGTGCTGGCACGGCCAGAGGTCAGCACGGTGATCGCCGGTATGCGATCGGTTGCCCAAGTGGACCAGAACACACGGACCAGCCAACTGAAAGATCTGCCCGACGATTTGCTGATCCAACTGCGGCGCCATCAATGGCACCGCGGCGTGTGGTACAGCGGAAAGTAATGAGGATAAAAACGGCGAGTGGGTTTGTAAGCCGGGTTCTGTAACGAAAGTTTGCACTTTCGCCAACGATCATTTATCTGTGCACGACGATTGCTCGCCGCCTCAATTGCGACCTACCCGAATGATGGAACGCGACGGACCGCCGCTTCATTCTGTTTGGTCTAGCTCCGGATGGGGTTTACCGAGCCGATCGTGTCACCACGAACGCTGGTGCGCTCTTACCGCACCGTTTCAGCCTTACCACGCACGCTCGAAAGCGCCGTTCGGCGGTCTACTCTCTGTTGCACTTTCCCTAACCTCACGGCCGGTCGACGTTATCGACCATCCTGTCCTGCGGAGCCCGGACTTTCCTCCAGTGATAACTCGTACCACCAGCGATCGTCCCACCCACTCACCGAATCCCTAGGTTATCGGTTTTGACGATTAGGTGTTAGGGACCGGGTGACAGGACCGGGTGATCGAGAGCTTTCTCCGTTCCAGCTTTTTACAGCTTGCCGCCTTCGTGAGCGGTGAAGTCGGCGAACACTGGCAAATGGCTGGTGACGGCTTCCGCTTCGATCGGGTTCATATCCTGAGCTCGGGCGTAATCGTAGACGCCCGACCGACCCAAGAATTCGCTCGCCGAAACGTTGTCGATCAACAGGTTACAGGTGTGGTAGCGGCTGTAGATATCCGTTGGACGTCCGACCACCGCCGCTCGCATCGAGCCGCCGCCCATGGTGGGGATCAAGTACGCGTCGTCGGCTTGAAACAGCCCCAGCATGATGACGTCATCCTCGCCGCGACCGTCGCCGCGGACCGACTTCATGATGCCGGGCAGCAAAGCGACTTCGCTTTGAGCGCGTGCCAAGTCGACTCGCACATTCACCAGCGAAAACGTCCAAGCAATCTGGGAGTCCGGCTTGGCGGCTCGGAAGGTTGCCACCAACGGATCGTAAGTCATTTGGTTCTGCGGATCTTCGACCGTATAAGTTTGCCGGCGGTCGACCAAGACTTGGTTGGTGTCAAAGATGAACGCCAACTGTTCTTGGCGGCCATTGGGTCCCGACGAATCGCCAATCACATAGTCGTAGCGGTTCTGGTAGTTCGAGCCGACTTGACCGCCGTTGATGATTTCGACCAATCGCGGAATCAAGTCTCGTTCGATCGACGCGATCTGCTGCAGCGCGATGACGTCGAACTGGCGAACGACCGCGGCAACGTGCTTTCGGACCGTCAAATTGCTTAACTTTGTCGGACCAAAACCGTCCAGGGCCCACGACGCAACCTTGATGCTGCGGTAACGAGGCGGCGCAGATGGCGTCTGGGCGGACGGCAGCGAGGTCTTGGGCGGCGAAAAATCTTGGATTCCTTCGACCGCAAAGCCGGAACTTGACCGCGACGTCAGTGTGATTGGATTGGCGGGACTGCCAAAATTGGTGAACTCGGTTTCGGGGACCGATCGATTGGGATCAATCTCGACGCGTTCGTCGATGTAAGGTGCCTCGATGTAGTTAACGAATTGGCCGTCACTTTGCGGCACATCCTTGGCAAGCACACTGACTCGGTCCAATCCTGCGATTTCATAATGATTGAAAAAATACCATCCTCCGCCGGCCACTAACAGGACGACGGCAGCGACTTGGATTGGGCTTCCACCTTGAGAATCTGACATGACGGCGTACTAACGTCGGTGGGCTAAAGGATTAAAACATGGTCCTTGATCAGCATCGAACCGAAACGGACTCCGCCATCAACTCGGCAGATCAAATGCATGCAAATCGACAAAACCAGGTGAGCTCAACCGTCGCGAAAAGCCGCTGTCGTCATGGCCGCTAGAATCCGAGCGACTAAATCGGCCGGCCCAGCCGGTTCTGCTGGCACTGCCGGTCACAGGACTTGGCACTGACAGGGTGACGCACCACTCGGATTTCGGCGACGACAGTGGCCTTCTTCCGCTGGGCGTGGGAGCGGCGACTTGCTATTTTGACGGCAGCAATTTTGCCTCTTCCTACCCTTCAATTCCATAGACGGTTCTCGTGAGCGAAACGATCCAGGTCGAAGTCCCCACCGTTGGCGAATCCATCAGCGAAGTTCAAATTGGCCAATGGCTCAAGGCCGAAGGCGATTGGGTCGCGTCGGGTGAAGATCTCGTAGAAATTGAAACCGAAAAGGCATCG
The DNA window shown above is from Rubripirellula reticaptiva and carries:
- a CDS encoding PSD1 and planctomycete cytochrome C domain-containing protein, which gives rise to MPSRPLFVNSGALARRALLFAISTFVVQTLLCPASQAGEAATPDQIEFFEREVRPVLAEHCYSCHSAGSKTLQAGLALDSRAAMLAGGDSGESIVPGDPDSSVLIEAIRYESYEMPPKGKLADEQIKALEQWVAMGAPWPDEAAPTAEMSRPSFDLQQRAAEHWAWRPITSPKVPSVSDVSWPKADIDNFVLAKLDAVKLSPAEPADRSAMLRRLYFDLIGLPPTPDEAAEFMADTSPAATDRLVDKLLNSPHFGERWGRHWLDLVRYAESRGHEFDEDAKDAFQYRDYVIRAFNADVPYDQFVREHIAGDLLDTPRLNPEQGFDESVLGTGFWHLGEWVHSPVDIRKDESDRFDNMIDVMSKTFLGVTVACARCHDHKFDAISTADYYSLSGFLQSSDFRHVRFESHHHNQQIAGDLAKLDAEYRRAITQTLARAGVAMPALDPIPSELAESVVVNFGKIDDRDFMQNGFTFGDRPRHAGDAYVESVDGEPKLKFADSDAAASDTFWNGLTSVSDKPVMHRSKLDETLRSGRTLRTPTFELTAGRVFCRVRGQGQVFACVDSHRFVAGPLHGSTIANFDTHREGSTPWLELNLDRYIGHRVELEFTPAKDATVEVSVIMQGATKETRKRWDQHAEKVSAAVAKFAKSAHEVLQQAPQELIGSWADQRAQLRSRVKVQSQTAMSMMDGTGEDDHVLIRGNSSKPGEIEPRHFLTAIAGDEPMKIAVGSGRRELADAINAADNPLTSRVIVNRIWHHLMGRGIVPTTDDFGVLGQPPTHPELLDHLATTFSNDGRSIKRAIRRIVLSSTYAMSSTPDPAAVEADPKNLNWHHRPPRRLEGESIRDALLAISGQLDPKPFGSPVPIYLTSFMDGRGRPGKSGPMDGDRRRSIYIAVRRNFLPPFMLAFDTPTPFSTMGRRTVSNVPAQALILMNDPLVVELSKKWAETVMSRHDSMDDRIADLYQSAFARQPTSAEQKIATRFIGDEQELPQRWADLAHALVNTKEFIFLR
- a CDS encoding DUF1501 domain-containing protein, producing the protein MLTNCASGFGAIALAGLQSDAAFASVSGQPLHGPHHAVRAKNVIFLYMDGGPSQIDTFDPKPMLAKFDGKDPSKLFNVEPTQFNNNGNVLASPWKFNQYGESGIPVSDLFPHVATCVDELAVMRSMVSEFPEHTFANYFLHSGSGLQGRPSMGAWVNYGLGSECQNLPGFVVINGGLIPPGGLDCFGSGFLPASYQGSIFKPSGSGVANIDPTEKIAGRQRQKLDLIAKLDGFAVDNFGAHDSLDSAIRNYELAYAMQMAVPEVMSLADEPGYLQKQYGMESEYEPTRTYAAQCLLARRMIERGVRFVELTCPSVGGDRWDQHSNLKQGHENNARAVDQPIAALLKDLRARGLLDETLVVWAGEFGRTPFAQGKNGRDHNPFGFTIWMAGGGVKPGTIYGATDEFGYKAVENRTEIHDLHATMLHLMGVDHTRSTLRFSGRDMRLTDVKGHVIHDVIA
- a CDS encoding glycosyltransferase family protein; its protein translation is MTKFPPIPRLSIVVPVGRDLATFEKTLISVLENQPEAAEILVCHDGHYDDPFELDGEVRFITGASNSVVDLVAAGALAANGRFVHVLAGGLQATEGWTDSAIEKFEIYDAGVVAPVIRSALDQQILAAGWSDTAGRLCKANASTQNQASAKSRKVIGAYLSASFWRREVIRSVTETCDLRNELDATYAYELMIRAAGWRCELAEQSSILSEEDSVPCDTPSMGRGKRLRAIRSCFYQGGWSVACKASALATLANLLNPSMLSESIGQSLAPTLESKIAKSLRTSDVVPCNVDEVRMIHQLPTVGMAAAVRRAA
- a CDS encoding aldo/keto reductase; translated protein: MHTRSLGAHGPAVSEIGFGAWAIGGGWGDQNDETSLKALNQAIDRGVNFIDTAAGYGDGHSERLIAKALKNRSESVFVATKTPPADGPWPPSPYCRWQDRYSAAYLRDNVHQRLNNLGTDRIDLLQLHTWTRAWNDDPQPLLVLRQMREEGKIGLIGVSTPEQDQSCVIQLMRDGLVDVVQVIFNLFEQEPAAQILPVAAETGTGVIVRVSLDEGALAGKYSGEHSFPDDDFRTRYFEGDRMQRTVDRVEKIRADLKAFGLQDQYSPADVALKFVLARPEVSTVIAGMRSVAQVDQNTRTSQLKDLPDDLLIQLRRHQWHRGVWYSGK
- a CDS encoding exonuclease/endonuclease/phosphatase family protein, which translates into the protein MSDSQGGSPIQVAAVVLLVAGGGWYFFNHYEIAGLDRVSVLAKDVPQSDGQFVNYIEAPYIDERVEIDPNRSVPETEFTNFGSPANPITLTSRSSSGFAVEGIQDFSPPKTSLPSAQTPSAPPRYRSIKVASWALDGFGPTKLSNLTVRKHVAAVVRQFDVIALQQIASIERDLIPRLVEIINGGQVGSNYQNRYDYVIGDSSGPNGRQEQLAFIFDTNQVLVDRRQTYTVEDPQNQMTYDPLVATFRAAKPDSQIAWTFSLVNVRVDLARAQSEVALLPGIMKSVRGDGRGEDDVIMLGLFQADDAYLIPTMGGGSMRAAVVGRPTDIYSRYHTCNLLIDNVSASEFLGRSGVYDYARAQDMNPIEAEAVTSHLPVFADFTAHEGGKL